The proteins below are encoded in one region of Methanosarcina barkeri 3:
- a CDS encoding AAA family ATPase — protein MRLKQISIEGLFDLYNYNIPLSTDERVTIIIAPNGYGKTTIFKLIKAAIDVDIEYIRKIPFNIFKIEFENKELLEDIEEISSIEITKEGILCSNDEIPHELVKCKVTESGGKTEEYNLTPDKYPKDDFELRNILKFIEINMQIERVGVNKWKDLKTGDILEISDLIKIYGYRFPPSYSNLPDYYKLKDELKEIKVHLIESQRLMKYDSQIDYQEHDPNRKKVVPVQVVLEYSEDLVKRIENKNSEYASISQKLDSTFPHRLIQNAGSDAVEILDEKAIYERIQEIETKNKNLMELGILESRESNELPQENMTGERRKVLTLYIEDTEAKLSVFNDLARKMSLFKEIINKQFSNKSIEVKKSKGFVFKFKNGKVLTPEKLSSGEQHEVIINYELLFKTEENSIILIDEPEISLHIMWQEEIIKNLLRIAELNKLNIIVATHSPQIIDDRWDLTVDLEEGEGQ, from the coding sequence ATGAGATTAAAACAGATTTCGATAGAAGGCTTATTTGATTTATACAATTATAATATTCCTTTAAGTACGGATGAAAGAGTGACTATAATAATTGCCCCAAATGGCTACGGAAAAACAACTATTTTTAAACTTATTAAAGCAGCAATAGATGTTGACATTGAATATATTAGAAAAATACCATTTAATATATTTAAAATCGAATTCGAAAACAAAGAATTGTTAGAGGACATTGAAGAAATCTCAAGCATTGAAATTACAAAAGAAGGTATTCTTTGTAGCAATGATGAAATTCCACATGAGCTTGTGAAATGTAAAGTAACTGAATCAGGTGGAAAAACTGAGGAATATAATCTAACTCCGGATAAATACCCAAAAGATGATTTTGAACTTAGGAATATTTTGAAATTTATAGAAATAAATATGCAAATCGAAAGAGTTGGGGTTAATAAATGGAAAGATTTGAAAACAGGTGACATACTGGAGATTTCAGATTTAATTAAAATTTACGGATATCGCTTTCCTCCTTCTTATTCCAATTTGCCTGATTATTATAAGTTAAAAGATGAGTTGAAGGAAATAAAAGTCCATTTGATAGAATCTCAAAGACTAATGAAATACGATTCTCAAATAGATTATCAAGAACATGATCCAAACAGGAAAAAAGTCGTACCGGTTCAAGTAGTTCTCGAATATTCTGAGGACCTTGTAAAAAGAATAGAAAATAAAAATTCGGAATATGCAAGTATATCTCAGAAGCTCGATAGTACGTTTCCTCACAGATTAATTCAAAATGCAGGTTCCGATGCTGTTGAGATACTTGATGAGAAAGCAATCTATGAAAGGATTCAAGAAATAGAGACCAAAAATAAAAATCTTATGGAATTAGGTATTTTAGAGTCCAGAGAATCCAATGAATTACCTCAAGAAAATATGACAGGTGAAAGAAGAAAAGTCCTTACACTTTATATTGAAGATACCGAAGCAAAATTATCTGTGTTTAATGATTTGGCAAGGAAAATGAGCTTATTTAAAGAAATAATCAATAAGCAATTTTCAAATAAGTCAATTGAGGTTAAAAAAAGCAAGGGTTTCGTTTTTAAATTCAAGAATGGCAAAGTATTGACTCCTGAAAAATTATCTTCCGGCGAGCAACACGAAGTTATAATAAACTACGAATTGCTGTTCAAAACCGAAGAGAACTCAATAATTCTAATAGACGAGCCTGAAATCTCATTGCATATAATGTGGCAAGAAGAAATAATCAAGAATTTACTGAGAATTGCAGAACTTAATAAACTAAACATTATTGTTGCGACACATTCACCTCAAATTATTGATGATCGTTGGGATTTAACAGTTGACCTTGAAGAGGGTGAAGGTCAGTGA
- a CDS encoding DUF4435 domain-containing protein codes for MRDKIKAEAIANEICMNKKYRKGAIVLVEGITDKVLFNKFVDTEHCHIKDATGKQKVIKAIPMIKERNPALKVLGIVDSDFYRLDGQVLNSDILITDTHDIETMMIKTKALDYAMSEYANEERLKAFFEKNSKNLRETLLESSLWIGYLLWISQKGFPLSFNELDFKKFVDNENLEFNLDNFIFEILGKNGNFRYDAQTLKNKLNEAFDIAHDKWQVCRGHDMIKILILGLQYIFGVCDCRKLNQQQLHDIIESKLIEAYNSSDFVKTKLYDSIKRWETENDQITLNPNL; via the coding sequence GTGAGAGATAAAATAAAAGCCGAAGCAATTGCAAATGAAATTTGTATGAATAAAAAATATCGCAAAGGAGCAATTGTTTTGGTTGAAGGGATAACAGATAAGGTCCTTTTCAACAAGTTTGTCGACACTGAACACTGTCATATAAAAGATGCGACAGGAAAACAAAAAGTGATTAAAGCAATTCCAATGATTAAAGAAAGAAATCCGGCTTTAAAAGTTTTAGGTATTGTAGATTCTGATTTTTATCGGCTTGATGGCCAAGTTTTGAATTCTGACATTTTGATCACAGATACTCACGATATTGAAACCATGATGATAAAGACAAAAGCTCTCGATTATGCAATGAGTGAGTATGCAAACGAAGAAAGGTTGAAAGCTTTTTTTGAAAAAAACAGTAAAAACTTGAGAGAAACTTTATTAGAAAGTTCGCTTTGGATAGGATATTTGTTATGGATATCTCAAAAAGGTTTTCCTCTAAGTTTCAATGAATTGGATTTTAAAAAATTTGTTGACAATGAGAACTTGGAGTTTAACTTGGACAACTTCATTTTTGAAATACTGGGCAAAAACGGAAATTTCCGGTACGATGCACAAACTTTAAAAAACAAACTGAACGAAGCCTTTGATATAGCACATGACAAATGGCAGGTCTGTAGAGGTCATGATATGATTAAAATATTAATTTTGGGGCTTCAATATATATTCGGCGTTTGCGATTGCAGAAAATTAAATCAACAACAACTTCATGATATTATTGAATCAAAGTTAATAGAAGCTTATAATTCCTCAGATTTTGTTAAAACAAAGTTATATGATTCAATAAAAAGATGGGAAACGGAAAATGATCAAATTACCCTAAACCCGAACTTATGA